The Calorimonas adulescens genome contains a region encoding:
- the ndk gene encoding nucleoside-diphosphate kinase, whose translation MLEKTLVIIKPDGVKRGLVGEIIKRYEQKQLVIKSIKIVNADYTLLREHYYEHIGKSYFNELLNYMMSGPLIAIIWEGENAIKLARYINGDTNIEKAMPGTIRGDFASNTTYNLVHASDSAESAERELKLWFPEL comes from the coding sequence ATGTTAGAAAAAACACTTGTCATAATCAAACCAGATGGTGTAAAACGTGGATTAGTAGGCGAAATCATAAAAAGATACGAGCAAAAACAGCTCGTTATAAAGTCAATTAAAATTGTAAATGCAGATTATACACTACTGAGAGAACATTATTATGAGCATATTGGTAAAAGTTATTTTAATGAATTATTAAATTACATGATGTCAGGACCTCTTATAGCCATTATATGGGAGGGAGAAAACGCAATAAAGCTGGCAAGATATATTAATGGAGATACAAATATTGAAAAAGCTATGCCTGGAACTATTCGTGGTGATTTTGCATCTAATACCACATATAACCTTGTGCATGCATCGGATTCAGCTGAATCGGCCGAACGGGAACTAAAGCTTTGGTTTCCGGAGCTCTAA
- the hfq gene encoding RNA chaperone Hfq, with amino-acid sequence MNSPKSAINLQDIFLNQVRKEHTVVTIYLINGFQLRGIVKGFDNFTVVLENETKQQQLIYKHAISTISPVKPVIFNNEKEKEETE; translated from the coding sequence ATGAATAGTCCAAAATCCGCAATTAATTTACAAGATATTTTTTTAAATCAGGTGAGAAAGGAGCACACAGTTGTAACAATTTACTTAATCAACGGCTTTCAGTTGAGGGGAATAGTAAAAGGGTTTGATAATTTTACAGTTGTATTGGAAAATGAAACCAAGCAACAACAGTTGATATATAAGCACGCGATATCAACAATTTCTCCTGTAAAACCAGTAATATTTAATAATGAGAAGGAAAAGGAAGAAACAGAATAA
- the miaA gene encoding tRNA (adenosine(37)-N6)-dimethylallyltransferase MiaA — MAPPLIVIVGPTAVGKSDLAFDLALKINGEIVSADSMQIYKLMDIGTAKPEVSKRNIVRHYMIDIVYPDEEYSVALYKQDAEKAIEKIYSKNKIPIVVGGTGLYINSIINKVNYSESGPDKNFREQLDNLSNEKGIEYLHNMLYKIDPVSAKKISVNDKKRIIRALEVYYRTGKPISYYQQLSNNQPNTKYNTLIFGLTMNRTILYDRIERRVDIMINKGLVEEVRSLLSMGYDERLNSMQAIGYRQILGYLRGKLGLNEAINLIKRDTRRYAKRQLTWFRNNDRVEWFDLDKIDEEDIIKKIIERLAGICKE; from the coding sequence GTGGCGCCTCCATTGATAGTAATTGTCGGACCTACAGCTGTGGGTAAGAGTGATTTGGCATTTGACTTAGCATTGAAAATTAACGGTGAAATAGTATCAGCAGATTCGATGCAAATATATAAACTAATGGATATAGGTACAGCGAAGCCAGAAGTCAGCAAACGAAATATTGTGAGGCACTATATGATTGATATAGTATACCCCGATGAGGAATACAGTGTGGCGTTGTACAAGCAAGATGCAGAGAAAGCCATTGAAAAGATATATAGCAAAAATAAAATTCCAATTGTTGTTGGGGGGACAGGTCTATATATAAACTCAATCATTAATAAAGTCAATTATTCCGAATCAGGTCCTGATAAAAATTTTCGTGAACAGTTAGATAATTTATCGAATGAAAAGGGTATAGAATATCTGCATAATATGTTATACAAAATAGACCCCGTATCGGCAAAGAAAATCTCAGTAAATGACAAGAAGAGAATCATTAGGGCTTTAGAAGTATACTATCGAACTGGAAAACCAATATCATACTATCAACAACTTTCTAATAACCAGCCAAATACTAAGTATAATACCCTGATTTTTGGGCTTACGATGAATAGAACTATACTATATGATAGAATAGAAAGACGTGTAGATATTATGATTAACAAAGGATTGGTTGAAGAAGTCAGGTCATTATTATCCATGGGCTATGATGAAAGATTAAATTCTATGCAGGCAATTGGATATAGACAAATATTAGGGTATTTAAGAGGCAAATTAGGTCTGAATGAAGCAATAAATTTAATTAAAAGAGATACAAGGCGGTATGCTAAACGGCAGTTAACCTGGTTTAGAAACAATGACCGGGTAGAGTGGTTTGACTTAGATAAAATAGATGAAGAAGACATTATAAAAAAAATTATTGAGAGGTTAGCAGGAATATGCAAAGAATAA